The DNA window CAAGGGCTACAAGCTTGACAAGCACAAACTCAAGCTGGAGCTCGAAGAAAAGAAGGCGGCCGCCGGCGGCGACTCGTCCGCCGTCGTCACGGTCGGCAGGGTCTGGAGGCTCGCCGACTCCGACCAGCTGCTCTCGAGCGAGCCGAGGCTGAAGAGGCTCTGCCTCTCCTTCGCGCTCTTCAAGCTGCTCCGCCGGAGGCTGGAGGGGTACCCCATCAGCGGCGCCGAGGCCGCCGACTGCCAACgcctcatcttccatggcctgcTGGAGGAGCCTGCAGACACGGGCTACAGCGCCGGCGAGCACGCCTTCCAGGTGTTCGCCGACGAGGTCGAATTCCTGTGCGAGAACTACCACTCCGTGGTCCCCGTGGTGTTCGCCAGCCCCTTCTTCTTCGCGCACAACTACGTGCTGTTCCCCGTCGTGGTCCTGGCGCTGTGCCTCCTCGTGCTCGTCCTCTCCGGCAACGGCGACGTGGCCTACGCCGTGCGCAGCCTCCGGTGCGACAACTTCTTCACGTCCGGCAACGTGGTGGCGACGGCGCGGTACGTGCTCGGCAGCGTGCACAAGTCCACCACGTTTCTCTTCTGCGTCATCGACCTCACCACCACCGTCCTGCTCGTCCTCGCCGTCGCCTACGAGGAGGTCTCCGAGTACGTGGTGTTCCTCTTCTCCAACTGGTTCACGGTGTCGCTGCTGTGCTACCACACCTCCGGCCACGAGCGGCGCGCCGAGGCCGGCGTCCTCCGCCGGGTCATCACCGGCGTCCTCCTGTTGAAGAACACCCACCCCGCCCTCGCCATCAAGCAGTTCTCCCTGCTCTGGTTCCTCGGCCGCCTGCCGCTGCCGAGCACGGCCGTACACAGCGAGGCCATGAAACTCATCATGGAGCGCCTCGCCAACGGCGCCGCGCTCACcaacggcacggcggcgctgtaCAAAGACGACCACCTCAGGTGCGTACGGTCGGACGAGCTCGCgtgggcgtgcggcggcggcgtcgcTGAGGTGATGCTGACGTGGCACGTCGCCACGGCGATGCTGGAGGCGAGGTgcgggcggcggcagcagcacgcGCCGCCAGAGCCCGGGCGCACGGCGGCGATGTCTCTGTCGGGGTACTGTGCCTACCTGGTGGCCCTCCACCCGGAGCTCCTCCCCGACGACAAGGACGGGACGGAGGTCCTGTTCAAGGAGATGAAGAAGGAGCTGACCAAGGAGATGGGGAGGTGCGGGTACTACGGCGGCGGGGAGGCGGCGCGGTGCGCCAAGCTGATGGAGATGGCCGGGCGCTCCACCTCCGCCGCGGCGGCGATGACGATGACGGTGCTAGAGAAAGGGGCGAGGCTGGGGAAGGTGCTGATCGAAAGGTACAAGGAGGGCGCGCGGGAGGCCGTGTGGAGGCTGCTGGGCGACCTGTGGACGGAGGTGGTGGTGTACGCGGCGCCCACGGCCGGCGAGCTGCACGTCAAGTCGCACAAGGAGGCGCTGGCGCAGGGCGCTGAGCTCATCACCGTGCTCTGGGCGATCACCACCCACACCGGCATTGCccggccggaggaggaggagcagcagcatccACCTGCTCCCGGTACTGTTTGATCGATCCATTATATATGACGTTGACCATTGTTTGCTTTATTTCGAATGCAGCTATCCTTTCGGTGTTTTGTTTTATGTCGCGTGGTTATTGCATTGCTTCATTTGACCAAAAAAAAAAGTGTCATTCTGTCATACATATATAGTATGGCAATATATGTGTCACATATAGTGTCGTTGCAGGATAAAATGGAGTGAAACAAACGAGAGTTCATACAGAAAGACCTAGTAGAAGGATAACACCTTTACTTACCTGTGCCGGGATTACGATAGGACTAGGAAATATGTCCGTGCCTTGATACGGTGAAATATTAACATCTTATTATTACTAATTAAAGGCCCCATTAGAGACTCCACGTTAATTGAGGCCTCAATGAAGGTTCCGCGTTAATTCTCCCTAGACTcgttagaagaaaaaaaaatgctaGAAATTCTTACGTTAATCAGAAACATCTAGCTATTAATTGGAAGACTCACTATCTATAATCATTAGAtctattttaattttttaaaagaaGTTAGTACTCACCTCCAtggttacaaataaaaaaatagacTAAAATATCATTGCCGAAACAAACTCTGGGCACACGGGATAAAATATTGAAGGGctgttgattaataaaatatcCAATATAATAGCTACTACCGATAACCTTTAAGCTTTGGTTAATATATTAATAAAATATTAGTCGTCACGGTTAACGGTTAGCCTAAAATATCATTGCCAAAAAAATTGACCGCACTGGAGGAAATATTTAATGAGTTGTTGATTAATAATGAAATATCTAAATGATACTACGATTACATTAAAGGTTGGTTAATATATCTTAATAAAATATGAAGCCTTCACGATCATGTTAACGATTGGGTAATGTATTAATATAAGATAACAGTACATGACGTTCGTGGTTAGTTAATCTTTTAATAAACAAATCAAATAAAATAAAGTTAGTCTATTAATAAAAGGTAGGATATAATCTATCAACCACAACAAAATAGATACATTGTGCTGGACCACCGGTAAAAGAGGTGTGACAACTGATAGTCTAAAAAAGGTACAATTTTTGTCCACGGCACCAAAACAATAAACTATTTGTTTGGCATTTTTCCTCTACTTTCATTGTTTATCGATTAAAGATAATTCAACATAATCCTCAAATTTGCATCTAACTAAACCACGTCTATAATTATGAATGACAATTCAAAGTAACGCTCTAAATTTTTACCTAAACTATCTATCTagccattataaaagataatttaAGATAtcctaatatttttatatattactCGCATCTACCATTACGAAAGATAATAAAAAATAACTactaagtttgcattcaaattatCATATATGCCCTATGAAAGGTAACATGAAGTAAATATCAACCTCTAgcaattataaaaaaaaaaaaattaaaaatatctCTCAAATCCTCATGTAATTAATAAATAAGTGTATTATGAAATGCCGTCCAATATTCATAAAGTATTATATGTTTATGTTAAGTTAGAAGTAAGCACAATGATGCGTTCCCTCATGTAAACCAAATAAATATGTATGCATgaggataaatatttattttaatttatgaaATGTCCCTTAACAACACCAAGCAATGACATTGATAATTCACTTAAAGTTACATAGATACTCCACAATAATAATTTTTGTGTCATTATTTCAAATAAGTTTATACATTTTGGCTAATATACtaacattcctaatttaattttaaatattatatattatataaaataataatactaCACATAATGTTTTGATATAACGAAATCCAACATCTTGAGTGTGGTGGTGCAAGCTGAAATGACTATTTATGTTGTTGTCAAAATTAGGAACAAAAGAGTGTGGTGGTCCAACATCTTGAGTATGTTGTTGTAGCCTAGGTTCTAGaaattttttaataaaataaaaaaactaaaatttgAATAAAAGATACAATAAATACTAGAGTTTTAACTTAAAAATGTTTCTACATTATGCAATTCTGTTAAAATTAATATATTAAAATTTGATTGAAGTAAATATATGCACATCACGCATGCAtgcataacatatatatatatatatatatatatatatatatatatatatatatatatatatatatatgttttagtAATCATGAAAATATTTTATTGATGACTCATATACTAATGATCACTATTTTAGGAGACACACCCAATCATTAAGGCGATGGTTTGGAGGCAGACACGGTGCCCGCCTCCAGAAATGAGTTTTGGCCGCCGGGGAAAAATGCATCGGTAGTagtggatactaacaagttatttaaaattatattaatgacCATGACATATAATTTATAAAAGTTTTTGCCTTAGATATTTATATATTCTAAAAACAACGTTCGATATATCTATATTGATTGTATAAGCATTATTGTACATATAATTTATTGAAATAATTCAAACGTTTTGAGAAGTGGGGAGGTTAGAGCATACTACATGGAGTTATATCTTACTGGGATTCCTTTAAAGTAAACAATCATTATAAGACTTGGATATTAATGTCCTGTCAAGGTTGCAATCTCTACGTCATCCATGATCTCAGATCAAGCTCTACCATCGATCTTAATTGACGTAGTGCCAATTTTAAATGTTATTCATGCCATCGTAGTCCTTTATAGTGTAGTTTATGGCCTAACATATCCTTATTTTAAAGTACAAATGAGAGTTAATAAAATATACAGTAAGAACAAGAGTTTCGATCTATCTTGAGAATATAAAATAAGCAGCAATTAATAAGTttataacaaaaaaaaatgaacacttagcagcctattcgtttggctgtggctcgtcgtaaacgatcgtaaatttttagccagaatagtatttttctctcgcacaaACCAGCCAtcagtacttcttcatgaaccagcaacgatacgaaccagccaccgAACAGGCTGTAGATTCATGGCATCATAAGATATGAGCTGCAACAACATCCACCACAGTTTAATCTAATGtttcaaataaatgtgtattaaAACTTAACAGAGGTGCCATGAAAAGGAACAAACTATGGATATAGATGACTAAACATATGGTTATCACAACTAGACAGAGAGTACAAAGTATCTATTGTGTCTATTGTGTTAAAAATGAACAAAGTGTAAAATATGtaatttaatataagtaatttttATTAGTTTGAGATATTAAACAATGACTAAAGCTTACGTCTCCTAAGATTCTATCCCGTCCGGGAGCACGGGTTAGAAGACTAATTTGTATTTGTAGGTGAATTAACCTTCTAATTTGTTATATATCCACACAATTCAATTCATAAAGAGGGACATCCAACACGCCCATATACTGGACAAAGCGAACCATACTGGAACACaaaacaaagaaagaaagaaaacacaCAACCGTAGAATCAAATTAATGTTCCATTATTACCTGTGCCACACAACGATCTCTCTCAGTCATCCTAATGACAATTCTGCACATGCGTGTAAATCTAGATTCAAATAAAAGTTAATTTTATGAGGTAATTTTATTAGTTAATATATATTGAATAAATAGGTTTCTATTACTTAAGTATCTCAATGTTCGTGTGGGAGCACGGATTGATGGACTAGTTTATAGTAATCATATTACATTTTAATAACTATCAAACAATGTAGCAAGGAAATACATTACAATTTTAATAACCCTAGAAAGTACAGTAAAATTATAGTTAAAAACAGCTTAGAATGCACTTCAAGTCATATTTAAACAGAACTAACCATATCCTTGCATAAGGGTATGATGCATTATATGGGTTTGTCTACTCCCCGCTTGGGTGTTCCAGGGGCACGTGACACCCGAGCGGTGGATGACCCGTGAACACTCGATTACCAACACAAACAAaagtcgagtgttttttttacatcacttgattatcatgGCCATTGGATCTGGATCAAATGAATCAAAAAAATTATCCAAATAAtacaaaattatgaaacaaaacaaaaaaaaatagccAGATTCTTTCTATAAAAGCCAAATTAGAAAATTTTCAAAGGGAAGCTAAATAAAAcatacaaaaaaataaaaaaaagccaaaaaatgaTCAAATAATTCTGACCATTCTTATTTACGAATAATCAATTTACGCTAATTAAATATAGAATTTACGTCTAAATAGAAATAGTAAAATACGGTGTAGTAATAAGACGTAATCTACTTTTACTAAAGGAACCAATCTGCATGTACGATGCGACGGCAATGAGCCAGTAGCCAGGTCTAGCACGCAGCCTTCTAAAAAACAACACTAGGGCCCAGTTTAGATGGCAAAAATTTTAGCAAAACGACATGGCAGCATTTTCGTTATTATTTATTAATTAGTGttgtctaattagacttaaaaaatttcgtctagtggatttcgtctaaactgtataattaattttattttttatttatatttaatattctatatatgcgtcaaagattcgatgtgataaaaaaatcttgaaaaatttaacgTCACGAGGGAAACTAGCTACTCGGAGTAGGGACTAGTATGAGTACTGATCTGACACGTACCATCAATAATAGTTGGAGCCTGTGCATCCAGCGACGGTGGGAAGGGGCGAGGTGATGCGACGGCAATGAGCCAGTAGCCAGGTCTAGCACGCAGCCTTCTATAAAAACAACACTAGGTAGCAAGCTACTCGGAGTAGGTACTAGTATGAGTACTGATCTGACACGTACCATCAATAATAGTTGGAGCCTGTGCATCCAGCGACGGTGGGAATAAGGCCCCGTttacatccaaaaatttttggattttggtccactgtagtattttgtttgtatttggtaattagtgtctaattatagactaattaggttcaaaagtttcgtctcgcgatttctcgaccaactgtgtaattagtttttttttcgtctacatttagtactccatgcatgtgccacaagattcgatgtgacgattactgcgcaaaaatttttggattctaaacaggccctaagtgcattagttctcaaaattttacaattttttttcaagattgaaacattaaatataaataaaaaataaaattaattacatagtttagacgaaattcatgatataaatcttttaagtctaattagattaTAATTAAACTCTAATCGCCAAATAACTACAGTACCATTTTTCAAAAAGCCCTAAGAAGAAAATTCGACTTCTGACGGGCTTGCAGCATGCTGCCGTGTTCACATTCACTTCCCAAGCCTCCCGTCCACTCTGCAGTGAGCGCACGTCTCTCTCTCACAGTCACAGCATCCTGTGGCTCTGCGACCGCTTGCGCGCTCGTCGCCTCCGTCGTTAGCACATCATCCGACGGCCACAGCTGGTAATCGATCTCGCGGAGAAAGAAAAACGCTCGAGCGACGAATAGATTTACCGTGTATATAACCACAAGGTTCTCCATCATATAACCATCAAACCATAATACTTTCCAGGCCCAAAAGATCCATGTCATGATATTCATAGAGGAGCCTCCTATGGTTCTCCAAACTCATTATCATAACTGAATCCACCAGTGCCGATCATATATCAAGCAATACCAAACATATACCTTGCACAAGCACATTGAAATCATGATAACAAGCGTAGACATACATACCTCTTCCCCTGCCCCCTTCACTTATTAGTTATTACCATGGCCACTTGGTATGGCTTCTGCAGAAGTTCAAATAAAAGATATTTCATTACATAGACAAAAGCAGGGTAAAAGTCAAAATATTCCCAACAAACTGCAGCACACCAGCATCTTGGTTGGCTGCTTGCAGTCGGCTGTTGGCCTGGCCTGATCAGATGGTATGGGTGGATGGTAACTGCAAAAGAAACAAAGTCATGTCCATGAGAGTTCCTGTAAATGAAAAAAATGGCTACTATAACTGCAGAGCGAGAAAGTCATGATCAGCACACCATAAATCTAGCTAACCAAATGCCAGATCTCTAAAATAGCAGAACAAACGAAACATGGTCATATGTTAtcatagcccttgtttagtttcaccccaaaatccaaaaagttgctacagtacctgtcacatcgaatgtttgcggcccgtgcatggagcattaaatgtagacgaaaagaaaaactaattgcacagtttggtgggaaattgcgagacgaacgttttaagcctaattagtcaatgtttggacactatttgccaaataaaaacgaaggtgctacagtagccccaaaatccaaatttcgcgaactaaacaagggcatatTATAGCAGAACAAACGAAACATGGCCCCACGCGAAAAAAGggtggcttataagttttaagtagaGGTGAATCAGCTTAAAACTTACAAACAGGGGTAACTTATAAGTTGATAGTGTTTGACAAAATcagtcacttatttcactttttaacgtataagtaggtgacttatttgaaACCAAATAAATCCTTAGATTAGAACAGCCAAACTACCAAGGCAAGCATGAAGATAGCGGGTCAACTTAGCGTCTCCCTCATctcctccaacaccaactccagcTTTGCGGATCGGGCGCTGCCCTCCAACATCAAGGCTATCTCCTATGCCCCGAAGGGGCAACAACACGCCCGTCCACTGCTGTTCCTCCTGGCCATCCGCCCATCCCCAAGCCTGCCAACGGGGTCGCATTGGAAGATGGGCGAAGGACGCAACCTCATATTGAAGCCATGAAGGACGATTGGGCAAAGCCTTGTTTAGATGctatctaaattccaagtttttttactctctctccatcatatcaatttttagccgcttatatgaagtattaaatgtagataaaaaaaataattaattatatagtttagttagaaatcacgagatgaatcttttgagcctagttgatccacgattagataatatttgtcaaataaaacgaaagtgatactattcatcaagttcactttttttttcaaaacgaaCGAGGCCCAAATTGGATTCGAGATAAAGGAGAAGAAGGGACGTAGAGTCAGATACGCAACGGTGTTGATTCTGAGTGATATTGGGGGCTAGCTTGgatgccaaaaattttggcaaaacgctaccgtaacgttttcgttgttatttgacaattagtgtctaatcatagtctaattaggcttaaaagattcgtctcgtagatttcgtctaaactgtgtaattagttttattttttatttatatttaatgcttcatgcatgcgttaaAGATCCGATGTGAtagaaaatcttaaaaaatttggcattttgtgtgcaactaaacagggcctggGTTTGGACGTCGATGTGTTGGACGCAGATTCGATTGATTGGTTCAGAGTAGGAGAGACAGGGACAGTAGCCACGCCGGCGCGTCCTCCAGGCGTATGCGTCGGTGCTCGGGGCCCTGCAGTGTCGCTGCCGGTCGGTCGTTGGCTCGTTGCCCCCACGCTCAAGAGCTTCGTGAGCCACCAGGGACAAAGGAGAAGCAAGACAAGATAAAGGAAGGAGAGCGCGAACGGGTTgcacggggggggggggttgggtgGGTTTGGTTGGTTATAACGCTGGGTACCCACGGTGATGgatatgggccgcaccatcaggatGGTTCAGcctacaagatcaaggcgtgtggTGCAAGGCACTGCTCGATGTGCACCACTCGGTTTCATGTAGGGAAAGGTAGAGAATGAtttgttcggatatgatagatatcataTTGTTTGTAAATACTTTCCATGTACTCggatagatctagatctaaccgacatGTAACCTTACCTCCAACTATACACGGGTTTAAGTACCTATATTATTATATTTAtcatttgtttttatatcatcATTTTCTTCAACAGGACTTGTTGGATATAATATCGGCAGTATTATTAGATGAAGTTTTGCTGCTAGACGACAACCTCGTGAGACCCCGGCCCTTGAACTGTGGGCATGTCCAAGAAGTATATGGAGCGCGCAAAAGCTTTATTGCTTCCATGTGCCCAGATATGGAATTACGTTTTATGATGATATAGACCCTGTCTTAATTTGCATTGATTTAATTTTGTCCTTGAACTGATTCTTGCCTTGCACTCCCAGGAAACTAAACTCCGCAGATATAGAATTCCATAGTTTTAAAGCAGCGGCTTGCTGCGTGCATGGGGGACTTGTAATTATCTGTGATACCAAGGCCTGCAGTAGTCCTCGAACTGTTCACTCAATTCTTTCGCCAGGCCGGCCGGCCGCTAGCATTCCCTGCGGAATTTCTCTTGTGCCTGCTGTCTTTGAACCATAAACAGGAGCAGCCAACAGACGAACGGATGCCGCAGAGGGGCAGAGAAGAAAAAAAGATCCTGCACCACAGGACAAAATCGGAAGTAGGGAACCTAACGCGGAAAGCGGGCTAACATACGAGCCGAAAACAATACCGAAGGtagaaaaaaattggtggcaGAAATTTTAGtactttaatattaggtatatatatagagagagaagaTTTGATGTATAAGACTGAACCGTCAATTTTGTGAACAAACGAGAATTCCAATACAAGCACTCGGGCAATTTTGTGAAAGGTTAACACACATAAAAAGGATGAAACCAAATTTACTCCATACGTTCCCACAGAGGGATTACGCTCCAAAAGATCTACCGAAAAAAGATAAAGGAATCATCGGGATTTGAGAGATTCCAGCTCTAGCAGGCACCAAGAAGATAAGAACTCAAGAACTCGTGAGAGAAACTCCAAATTGAAGATACTCGTGTACGTGAGGGGGATTTCATATGAATTCAACGCGTCTTGACATAGCCTCACCGTCCTAACATCAAGATCCACCACAAAATCATGACTAAAATGTGCTCAATCACATAGCCTCCCTCTGTTTATTTGTCTAGAACTGGAGTAGTCACTCTCCTAATCTAGATCTATTGCTTAAGCACACTCCTAGCCTTAGATCTAAATAAAGCAAAGTGATTATACTATGAAGTTCGTGCTGAAATATTCAGCAACTTAGCTATTTATTGGCCTTGGGACAATTCCCAATTTTACCCCTAGACTACACTTAGTATCCAAGCCTGCCTAGGGTCAAAATTGTGTAGATAATTTCCATTAATCTGAACGACCTAGTGTTTTTCAGCTTCCTTTTGTCTCGACGCAAGATCCATGATCTTCATTCATGATCACCGATCCACCGACCCTGGTTCTGAGGGTTGATTTGTTTGGTAGCGGTAGCTTTGCTAGCGGATCTTGGGCACCTATGATAACACAAGAGCACAAGGGACACGAGACTTAGACATGTTCCAGCCTCCTGGAGGAGTaaaaccctacgtcatgtgtccgGTTGGATTGTATTGCATGGTGCGTATAGCACCATAGTTATGAGATCCATTTGAAGGGTCCCtgaccgccttatatagtcttgaGGCAGGGTTGTAGGTAGGTTACAAAGTCTCAGTCAGACCCGAGACATGAGAGTCCGGCTAGATTACAACAATAGGGTTTCCTTATCTTGTTTGGTTAGTTTCTATCCTGAGCCGCATAGATCTTCAGGATGTCTTGCCGTCCACACTGTCCTGTACCATGGGCCACCTTCTAGAACCATCTATTATGCCCACTCTAGCAGGGACAAGGCcggtgtcacacccgattttataACCAAAATCGAATGCCGATCACATGTATGCTAGGATTAGTTAACTCACACATGCGATACTCCAATAGTGAATCATAGCAAATGTTATTACATAATCGATAGACTGGATTACAAAATGACCCGGGGTCTAGAAAAAAAGTACATATATAAATCATGGTCTTTAGGGGAACGGGTCTTCATCTCCACATGCAGCTGATCGGGGGCACACCAGCCTAGAACTAAGCATCTATGTCGAA is part of the Miscanthus floridulus cultivar M001 chromosome 9, ASM1932011v1, whole genome shotgun sequence genome and encodes:
- the LOC136482327 gene encoding uncharacterized protein produces the protein MFNSSNSSFCGASNKTLLVYNLTIFYAEADLRGNQAPLVATSVVMFALAVFFVILNIFSRYSDVSATLNPSIRLFFSAALSLFLPAMSYLFSEAKSTSAASKVEDLSVRARIILMWMLLVELLRKKVEAILLTAAGGGTQGYSAMVQRATRVVWLGSLVFFNLRSAGKKSLYGMLWVFVAAKFVQRSVAIEVGKRSFAYGKNPQLVAAYMPPMLELQQEQQPERSESELLRHCNYAVMGEEELIDKNKAGPKGYKLDKHKLKLELEEKKAAAGGDSSAVVTVGRVWRLADSDQLLSSEPRLKRLCLSFALFKLLRRRLEGYPISGAEAADCQRLIFHGLLEEPADTGYSAGEHAFQVFADEVEFLCENYHSVVPVVFASPFFFAHNYVLFPVVVLALCLLVLVLSGNGDVAYAVRSLRCDNFFTSGNVVATARYVLGSVHKSTTFLFCVIDLTTTVLLVLAVAYEEVSEYVVFLFSNWFTVSLLCYHTSGHERRAEAGVLRRVITGVLLLKNTHPALAIKQFSLLWFLGRLPLPSTAVHSEAMKLIMERLANGAALTNGTAALYKDDHLRCVRSDELAWACGGGVAEVMLTWHVATAMLEARCGRRQQHAPPEPGRTAAMSLSGYCAYLVALHPELLPDDKDGTEVLFKEMKKELTKEMGRCGYYGGGEAARCAKLMEMAGRSTSAAAAMTMTVLEKGARLGKVLIERYKEGAREAVWRLLGDLWTEVVVYAAPTAGELHVKSHKEALAQGAELITVLWAITTHTGIARPEEEEQQHPPAPGTV